Proteins from a single region of Hydra vulgaris chromosome 12, alternate assembly HydraT2T_AEP:
- the LOC100210246 gene encoding multifunctional protein ADE2 isoform X1, with product MLKLEYGANDLIIEGKTKAIYALPEYLDGQYVIMKSHDQITCGDGARKDILVGKGALSNATNAAIFEYLNNAGVRTHFHRSVSETECIVERCQMIPLEVVSRRLATGSYLKRNPGVNEGFRFSSPKMEYFFKDDANHDPQWSSEQVLENKLTIGGLTIGQFELDEITLVAQTCFEILEKAWASRNCVLVDMKVEFGVTIKSKEIVLADVIDNDSWRIWPAGDKRLMKDKQVYRNLSVVTTEAMSEIRKNYAWVSNEVKLFTSKPFARVVIILGSSSDLPHAQKIEAKLKTLGVNCEIRISSAHKTTEKTIDVIRYYESDGVPTVFIAVAGRSNGLGPVLSGNTTYPVINCPPVDYKSWGSEDIWSSLRLPSGLGCTTTIDPEGAALNAAQILALTDHCIWSRIHACRLNTTLSVMRADKDLLKS from the exons atgttaaaattag AATATGGAGCTAATGATCTTATCATTGAGGGAAAGACAAAAGCTATATATGCTCTTCCAGAGTATTTAGATGGCCAGTATGTTATTATGAAATCGCATGACCAAATAACATGTGGAGATGGAGCAAGAAAAGATATTCTTGTAGGTAAAGGTGCATTAAGTAATGCAACAAATGCTgctatttttgaatatttaaataatgcagGAGTTCGCACTCACTTCCATCGTTCTGTTTCTGAAACAGAATGTATAGTGGAACGCTGTCAAATGATTCCTCTTGAAGTAGTAAGCAGAAGGTTAGCCACAGGTTCTTATTTAAAACGAAATCCAGGTGTTAATGAAGGATTCAGGTTTTCGTCGCCTAAAAtggagtatttttttaaagatgatgcCAATCATGATCCACAATGGTCCTCAGAGCAAGTTCttgaaaataaacttacaaTTGGTGGGTTAACAATTGGTCAATTTGAACTAGATGAAATTACTTTAGTAGCACAaacatgttttgaaattttagagaAAGCATGGGCATCCAGAAACTGTGTTCTTGTCGACATGAAAGTAGAATTTGGGGTTACgattaaaagtaaagaaattgtATTAGCTGATGTTATTGACAATGATTCTTGGCGAATTTGGCCTGCTGGAGATAAAAGACTAATGAAAGATAAACaagtttatagaaatttgtCAGTTGTAACTACAGAAGCCATGAgtgaaattagaaaaaattatgcgTGGGTTTCAAAtgaagtaaaattatttacatcaaaacCTTTTGCTAGAGTAGTTATTATTTTGGGCTCTTCTAGTGATCTACCACATGCACAAAAAAtagaagcaaaattaaaaactcttggTGTAAATTGTGAGATTCGAATTAGTTCAGCACacaaaacaacagaaaaaactATAGATGTTATTAGATATTATGAAAGTGATGGTGTGCCGACTGTCTTTATTGCTGTAGCTGGTCGAAGCAATGGTCTTGGTCCAGTTTTATCTGGAAACACAACATACCCTGTTATTAATTGCCCACCTGTTGATTATAAAAGCTGGGGATCAGAAGATATCTGGTCATCACTTCGTCTACCATCAGGTTTAGGATGTACAACAACAATTGACCCAGAGGGAGCTGCTTTAAATGCTGCCCAAATATTAGCCCTTACTGACCATTGCATCTGGAGTCGAATACATGCTTGTAGATTAAACACAACTCTTTCCGTAATGCGTGCTGATAAAGATCTTCTGAAATCATGA
- the LOC136088051 gene encoding uncharacterized protein LOC136088051: protein MALTFIKSNKGANLLVIDSFSYRREKVIAGKEIWRCSAYTKWKCMSRCHTKDGIITKTPTNHNHVPDQCKIRGRKVITDLKKRPATMIESTHKMLPKYLKELNSAFLVTLVHIAGFVARNVEERSKHELFYQTTFYYKKYDPFLQLLDCGGIKFPTYNSC, encoded by the exons ATGGCGTTGACTTTTATCAAATCCAATAAAGGAGCGAATTTATTGGTGATAGACTCATTTAGTTATAGGAGAGAAAAAGTAATTGCTGGAAAAGAAATATGGAGATGCTCTGCTTACACAAAATGGAAATGTATGTCGCGATGTCATACAAAAGATGGAATAATTACTAAAACACCTACTAATCACAACCATGTTCCCGATCAGTGTAAAATCAGAGGAAGAAAGGTAATTACTGACTTAAAAAAACGCCCAGCAACAATGATTGAATCTACTCACAAAATGCtaccaaaatatttaaaagagttaaacTCAGCTTTTCTag TGACACTTGTTCATATTGCTGGTTTTGTTGCACGAAACGTTGAAGAAAGAAGTAAGCATGAACTCTTTTATCAAACAACATTCTATTATAAGAAATATGATCCGTTTCTTCAGCTTTTAGATTGTGGTGGAATAAAATTTCCAACATATAATTCTTGCTGA